In Thunnus thynnus chromosome 20, fThuThy2.1, whole genome shotgun sequence, a single window of DNA contains:
- the si:ch211-141o9.10 gene encoding probable endonuclease 4 has translation MGPKKRGARKRKTEDALREEEDTEDRGDSRRRKDRGNKKYIGAHVGIQGGIWKAVESCTEMGGSCFALFLGSQRSWKRPALDHTAAAKFREQCSLQEFDPAHILPHGSYLMNCGSPKEDVFEKSQALLVDELSRCSLLGLNLYNFHPGSSLGSITTEQCVDKIAGAINHAHQQTPAVVTVLENMSGQGSTVGGKFSELKSIIDKVGDKTRVGVCLDTCHAFAAGYDLAAEGGVKAMLDKFDLEVGLHYLKAIHLNDSKGKLGCNLDRHEDIGKGHIGISAFRDIVNEPRLDNIPLILETPGRPGFEYAEQIELLYSLCEKK, from the exons ATGGGTCCGAAAAAGAGAGGTGCAAGGAAAAGGAAAACTGAGGATGCCTtgagggaagaggaggacacTGAGGATAGAGgagacagcaggaggaggaaggaccGTGGAAATAAGAAATACATTGGAGCTCATGTTGGCATTCAAG GTGGGATATGGAAGGCAGTGGAGTCCTGCACAGAGATGGGTGGCAGCTGCTTTGCCCTGTTTCTGGGCTCCCAGCGGTCCTGGAAGAGGCCCGCTCTGGACCACACAGCTGCAGCCAAGTTTCGGGAGCAATGTTCCCTACAAGAGTTTGACCCAGCTCACATCTTGCCCCACGGGTCCTACCTGATGAACTGTGGATCTCCTAAAGAGG atgtgtttgagaagaGCCAGGCCCTGCTGGTGGATGAGCTCAGCCGCTGCAGCCTACTGGGCCTAAACCTCTACAACTTCCACCCTGGCTCCTCCCTGGGCTCCATCACCACTGAGCAGTGTGTGGACAAGATAGCAGGAGCCATTAACCACGCTCACCAGCAAACACCTGCTGTGGTCACAG TGTTGGAGAACATGAGTGGCCAGGGCAGTACGGTGGGTGGTAAGTTCTCAGAGCTGAAGAGCATCATAGACAAAGTGGGAGACAAGACCAGAGTTGGAGTGTGTCTGGATACCTGCCACGCCTTCGCAGCAG GATACGACCTGGCTGCAGAGGGAGGGGTAAAGGCCATGCTCGATAAGTTTGATCTCGAAGTGGGGCTCCACTATCTTAAAGCCATCCATCTCAATGACTCCAAAG GTAAACTGGGCTGCAACCTCGATCGCCATGAAGACATTGGTAAAGGTCACATCGGAATCTCTGCTTTCCGAGACATTGTCAACGAGCCCAGACTGGACAACATCCCTCTGATCCTGGAGACACCTGGACG GCCGGGATTCGAGTATGCTGAGCAGATTGAACTTCTCTATTCCCTCtgtgagaaaaaataa